TTGGGTGAAAACTCTGTTGTCCAATGGGGGCAAAAATCAGCCTATGCTTGGACTGCCTATAAAGAATCAAGCTTGATTAGGGAAAAAGCGCTAGGACTCATACAACAACATGTTCCAAAAGGAGAATACCCAACAGTAGCGGTATTCAATACATTAAATTGGGAACGATCCGGATTGGTAAATGTATATATAGACCATGAATTACTGCCTTTAGGACGTGATTACAAACTTGTTGATGAGAATGGAAAAGCCATTCAAATACAGCGTATATCGAGCAGAGCCGATGGAAGTAACTATACCTTATGGGCCACTAATATACCCCCCATGGGCTATGCAACTTTTCGTATCATTCTTGAAGATAAAAAGGATAAGCAGACCGATAAAGTAACAGAGCATGACAACTCCATACTTGAAAACGAATACTATCGCTTAAAAATAGACCGTGAAAAAGGGGTGGTCACAAGCCTTTTTGATAAAGAGTTGAACAAGGAATTGGTAGATATGGATAGTTCAACAAAACTTGGCGAATTCATCTACGAAGAACCCGAAGACCGTAAATCCATGGAACGGCTTACCAATACCAGTAGGGATACGGTATATGTTCCTATTAAGAGAAAAATAAGCGGCCTAACCGATATTACGGTTTCTGACATTAAGAAAAATGCACTGTGGAACAGTGTCGCCGTTAATGGAAAAATAGAAGGATGTGCGGACGAAAGAGGTGTAAACCTAGAAATAAGACTCTATAACACGTCCAAAAAAATAGAACTCTCTTATAGCATGGTAAAGTTACCGGTAACTTCACCTGAAGGCGTATACATTGCCTTTCCTTTTAAAATGAGCGATGATGATGAGTTGGCTTTTGATGTTCAGGGAGGTACAGTTAATCCTGGGGTAAATCAATTGGAAGGTACATCTGCAGATTGGAACGTTATTCAAAATTTTGCAGCAGTACAGAATAATGAGGCGCAAATTCTATTTAGCAGTAATGATGTGCCTTTGGTACATTTTGGTGATATCAATACAGGTAGATTTTACTACAAGCGCAAACCCCAAAGCCCACACATTTATTCTTGGGTGTTGAATAATTATTGGGTGACTAATTTTAGAGCCAGTCAAGATGGCGAAATGAAATGGAGTTATTTCTTGACATCATCATCAAATACATCAAACACCTTTGCTACTAAGTTTGGGTGGGGTAATCGTGTTGGTATGGCGGGTCGTGTTATTTCACCAGAGAAAGATTCAACAACTGAAAAAACACTAAGTAAGTCCGTACTGAATCTCGGCGTATCCAATCTACTTCTTGTGAATGCAAAACCAACAGCTATAAACGATGGTGTTATACTTCACCTTCGCGAAACAGAAGGTGACCATGCGATTTTAGACATCAATGCATTAATGAATCAAACTGGGGCAAAAGAAGTGTATGAGGTCAACGTACTCGGAGAAGAAATACAGCAATTGACCAAGCCGATGCTCATAGAACACTATGAAACAAGGTTTATTTTATTAAAAATGTAGATGAAAAGCACATCACACATCTTAAAAAGAGGGCATGTCCTAATACTTGTATTGATTTTAGGAACATGTTATACCTCTTGCAAGAATGAACCTAAACAAGAAACCAGGGAAAGTCTTGTGGATTATGTTAATCCATTTATTGGCACAGGAGGCCACGGCCACACTTTTCCCGGTGCTACCGCTCCATTTGGAATGGTACAACCCAGTCCAGGTAACGGTATTACTGGTTGGGACTGGTGTTCAGGGTATCATATCAGCGATTCAATCATTTCTGGTTTTGGTCAATTGCACCTAAGCGGTACGGGTATTGGCGATTTGACCGATGTATTGTTGATGCCAACAAACAAATCTGTTGATGTAACCCTTTTTGGAACTTCTAGGGATAGCCTTCCCTATACTTCAAGCTTTCCACACAGTAGCGAGCTTGCTTCGCCGGGGTATTATGAAGTCTATCTCGAAGAACCCAAGGTTGATGTAGCCCTAACGGCCAATGACTATGTAGCCTTCCATAAATATACTTTTAGGGAGGAAAATAATCCTTCATTTATTCTTGATTTAGGATTTGCGGTCAATTGGGACAAACCAACCGAAGGTCATATCGCAGTAGAAAATGAAAATCGTTTGGTAGGTTATCGTTTTAGTACAGGATGGGCAAAAAATCAAAAAGTGTTTTTTGTGATTGAAACTTCAAAACCCATTACAACGCATCAATTGGTTACCGATGGAAAAGCAGTGGAGGGCATGAGCTCCGTCAAAGGAAAAAAGACAGGTGGCCAGTTCTTTTTCACAAAGGATTCTTTAAAAACAGTCGATGTCAAAGTTGCGCTGTCCTCGGTTAGTATCGATAATGCAAAAGAAAACTTACGACAACAAGGAGCCGAACAAAATTTTGAGGAAATCAAAAATCGGACCAGTAAACAATGGGAATCTTTGTTGGCTAAGATCCAAGTGGAAACACCTATCGATTCTCTAAAAACCATCTTTTATACTGCACTATACCATACTCAAATTGCCCCTGTTCTCTTTAGCGATGTCAATAACGAGTTTCGGTTGCAAAATGATAGTATTGTCAAGACAAGTGGAAAGACCTACTCTACCTTATCGCTTTGGGATACGTTCCGAGCGGAAAACCCCCTCTTAAATCTACTACATCCAGAGAAGGTAAGTGATATCATACAATCCATGTTGGCTTATTACGATGAACAGGGAAGGTTGCCTGTATGGACACTTTATGGTAACGAGACCGATACTATGACGGGCAATCACGGTGTTTCGGTCATCTGTGAAGCCTTTTTAAAAGGAATTCGTGGTTTTAATATTGAAAAGGCCTATGCAGCAGTTCGAGAAACCATGATGGGTGATATTCGTGGACTTGGTCCTTATAAAAAATACGGTTACATCCCGTTTACCGAATTGGATGAATCCGTAACGATCACCTTGGAATTTGCCTATAATGATTGGTGTGTGGCCCAAATGGCCAGAGTATTGGGAAAAAATGATGACCATGACTATTTTTTGAAAAGGTCTAAAGCATATCAATACCTTTTTGATGCTAAAACAGGTTTTATGAGAGGTAAATCAGTAGATGGAAAAAGTTGGAACGAACCCTTTGACCCAAAATATTCAAACCATCGCGAACATACAGATTATACCGAAGGTAATGCCTGGCAACACAGCTGGTTTGTATTGCACGACGTTGCTGACTTTATTGGGCTTCATGGCGGAAATGACGCTTTTACCAAAAAGTTGGAGCAACTTTTTACCGAAACTTCAGAAATTTCCGGAGACAATATTTCTGCAGACATATCAGGATTAATTGGGCAGTATGCCCATGGCAATGAACCTAGCCATCACATAGCCTATATGTTCAATCGAGCTCAGCATCCATGGAAAACGCAGTATTGGGTACGCGAAATTTTAGACACCCAATATAGTACAAAACCAGATGGATTGAGCGGCAATGAAGACTGCGGACAAATGTCTGCATGGTATGTCTTTAGTTCCCTCGGTTTTTATCCCATGAACCCAGCTTCGGGACAGTACGAACTCGGAAGCCCGATTTTTGAAAAGGCGACCATCACACTTTCTGGGGACAAGAAATTCGAAGTTATCGCAAAAAATACTTCAGCAACCAACAAGTACATTCAATCCGTAAAATTGAATGGCAAATTGTTGGAGCGTACTTATATCGATCATTCGGAAATTTTAGCGGGCGGTACACTGGAGTTTGAAATGGGACCAGAACCCAATAAAATGTGGGGCATAAATTAGACCACTCTATGGATGTAATAGATATTTCGATTATTGTAATTTACGTGCTGCTCACCCTTTTTGTGGGTATTTGGGTTTCAAAAAAGGCTTCCAAAGGGCTTAAGTCCTATTTTCTGGGCGGGAATAATATAAAATGGTATTATCTGGGTTTGAGCAATGGTTCTGGAATGTTTGATATTTCAGGTACTGCTTGGATGGTGGGCATCCTCTTCCTTTATGGGGCAAAAAGCTTTATGTTCATGTGGCTTTGGCCCGTTTGGAACCAAGTATTTATCATGATTTTCTTGGCGGTCTGGATAAGGCGTTCAAACATCATGACAGGTTCTGAATGGATTCTTACCCGCTTTGGTGATGGTAAAGCAGGTAGGGCTTCGCACAGTATCGTTGCCATTTTTGCAGTGGTTTCTGCGGTAGGTTTCATCGCTTATTTTTTTGAAGGTATTGGTAAATTCATGACTGTGATCTTGCCTTGGAACATTCCGTTGGAAATTGGAGAAACCCTCATCTTGACTTCCGACCAATCCTATGCTCTCATCATTATTTTCCTCACAACTTTATATACTATCAAAGGAGGGATGTTTTCTGTAGTTGCTACCGAAGTACTGCAGTACGTAATTATGGTTATCGCAGGTATTTTAGTGGCAGGCTATACTTTTTTTACGTTTAGCGATATGGAGATCACTTCAGTTATTTCAGAAGAATGGAAGAATATCTTTTTCAGCAATGAACTTGGCCCACATTGGAGCAGCAAGTTTCAAGCATTTAATAACCTGATTGATTCCGAGGGCTATAAAATGTTCGGAGCCTTAATTGGAATGACCTTGTTCAAAGGTTTTTTTGCCAGTATTGCCGGCCCAGTACCCAGTTATGATTTTCAACGGATTTTATCCACAAGATCGGTGAAAGAAGCAGCTTATATGAGTGGATTTACAAACTTGATCTTATTCATACCCCGATATTTATTGATCACGGGATTTGTAGTCATCGCTTTGGTGGTTTTGGGACCGCAAATGGCTGCAGATCCCAATTTATCCGGCGGAGATTTGGAAATCATTCTCCCCAAGGTCATCAACAACCATATTCCCGTGGGCATAAAGGGACTGATGTTGGCTGGTCTGCTGGCTGCCTTCATGTCCACTTTTTCTGCGTTCGTAAACTCAGGACCTGCCTATATCGTAAACGATATCTATAAAAAATATTTTAAGCCAGAAGCTCCGAGCAAACACTACATTAAAGCTAGTTATGTTGCTTCGTTCGGTGTAGTTATTCTTGGTGTTTTCATGGGCTTCTTTGCGGATTCCATTAACTCATTGACCCTTTGGATTACCAGCGCTCTGTATGGCGGCTACGTAGCTGCTAATTTTTTAAAGTGGGTATGGTGGCGCTTTAATGGCTGGGGCTATTTTTGGGGCATGTTAGCAGGTTTGCTCATCGCTACGCTTCAATTCTTTTTGGACCAATACAAAGGAAGTTTTGAAGAAGGGTCGCTTTTATACGAGCTTTCTAATGTACACGCCATATATCTCTTCCCTTTGATATTTGGTTTTTCGCTCCTTGGGTCCTTTTTGGGTACCTATTTTTCAAGGCCTACCGAAATGAACGTGCTGAAATCCTTTTATGCCTCGGTCAAACCCTGGGGCTGGTGGAAACCTGTTTTGGAACAGTTAAAAAATGAAGATTCCAGTTTTGAAAAGAATACTGATTTTAAGATGGATATGGTAAACTGTACCGTTGGGATTGTTTGGCAATCGAGCATGATACTGCTTCCCATTTATTTTCTGATTAGGGACTATCCCAAAACATGGATTTCACTGGCAGTTTTTCTGGTTACCTCTGCAATTTTAAAATTTACTTGGTTGGATAAGGTTCGAAAAATCCCCAATTAAACCCGTATAAAAAGTTCAATGTATAAGATTCCAAAAAAATAAAAATATGAGTTCAATTCCATGGCAAGATAGACCCGCTTCGAGTAAGGATGTTGTTTGGCGCTATGATAAAAACCCCATAATTCGACGAGATGCCATTCCATCATCCAACAGTATTTTCAATAGTGCCGTAGTACCTTTTAAAGATGGTTATGCTGGGGTGTTCCGATGTGACAACAAGGCGGTTCAAATGAACATATTTGCAGGGTTCAGTAAAGATGGAATTCATTGGAACATTGAGCACAGCCCCATAGATTTTAAGGATGGAAACACCCAAATGATTGAGTCGGCCTATAAATACGACCCGCGGGTCACTTTCATTGAAGATCGCTATTGGATAACATGGTGCAATGGCTATCACGGCCCAACAATTGGCATAGGATATACATTTGATTTCAAGGAATTTTTTCAATGCGAAAATGCATTTTTGCCCTTCAACAGAAATGGCGTGCTCTTTCCTGAAAAGATAGACGGTAAATATGCTATGCTAAGTAGGCCTAGCGATAATGGACATACACCTTTTGGGGATATTTATCTGAGTTATAGTCCAGATATGAAATATTGGGGCGAACATCGTGTGGTAATGAAAGCCTCTCCCTTTGAGGATAGTGCTTGGCAATGTACCAAAATTGGTGCGGGGTCCGTACCTATTTTAACGGATGAAGGTTGGTTGATGTTCTACCACGGAGTGATCAATACCTGCAATGGCTTTAGATATTCTATGGGTTCTGCAATTTTGGATAAAAATGACCCTTCAAAAGTAACCTATCGAACACAGCCCTATCTATTGTCACCACAAACATCTTATGAATGTATAGGCGATGTCCCCAATGTGGTGTTTCCCTGTGCTTCATTGCATTCCATTGAAGAAGATAAGATTGCCATCTATTATGGAGCGGCGGATACTGTTGTGGCTTTGGCGTTTGGCCATATTTCGGAGATTGTGAAATTCACAAAGGAAAATAGTTTGTAATAGTCATTTTTTGGAATTCATGAGATGGTACACCTACATATTGATTCTTCTTTTTACAAGTTGTACGCAATTGTCAAAAAAGCAGATTAGTGAGGAAAAACTGATTAACTATGTCAATCCTTTCATTGGTACTGATGGCCCAGGAAATACTTATCCGGGTGCGACCGTCCCATTTGGAATGGTACAATTAAGTCCGGATATTGGTATCCCAGGCTGGGACCGTATTGCAGGATACTATTATCAAGATTCTATTATTTCTGGTTTTTCGCATACCCACCTTTCTGGTACGGGCGCAGGCGATTTGTACGATATTTTAGTGATGCCAACAAACAGTAGGTTTTCCAAAAAAATAAAGGAAAACAATTATAAACCTTTTTCCAGCTTCAGTCATGACCAAGAAGGGGCATCGCCAGGATATTATTGGGTAAACCTGTTGGATTATGGCATCAAAGCAGAAATGACCGCTACAGCAAGAGTTGGGGTGCACCGCTATACGTTTCCTGAAGATAATGATACACAACTACACGTAGATTTAGGATATGCCATCAATTGGGATACCCCGACCGATACCTTTATTAAGGTAGTCAACGATTCCACTTTGCAAGGGTATCGAATGTCCACAGGTTGGGCCAGAAACCAGAGGGTTTATTTTGAAATGCAATTTTCAAAACCTTTCACATCCCATGAGATTCTTGATGATAAAAAGAAGGATGCCCCTCCGTTTAATGGTATCAATTCCAAAATAATACTTCACTACAGTACTGCTAAAGATGAGCAAATTGAAGTTAAAACGGGATTGTCATCAGTAAGTATGGAAGCTGCAGGGAAAGCCATTACGATTGAAGCTGGCCAGAACTTTGATGCTATTCAGCAAAA
The nucleotide sequence above comes from Flagellimonas sp. HMM57. Encoded proteins:
- a CDS encoding glycoside hydrolase family 130 protein; protein product: MSSIPWQDRPASSKDVVWRYDKNPIIRRDAIPSSNSIFNSAVVPFKDGYAGVFRCDNKAVQMNIFAGFSKDGIHWNIEHSPIDFKDGNTQMIESAYKYDPRVTFIEDRYWITWCNGYHGPTIGIGYTFDFKEFFQCENAFLPFNRNGVLFPEKIDGKYAMLSRPSDNGHTPFGDIYLSYSPDMKYWGEHRVVMKASPFEDSAWQCTKIGAGSVPILTDEGWLMFYHGVINTCNGFRYSMGSAILDKNDPSKVTYRTQPYLLSPQTSYECIGDVPNVVFPCASLHSIEEDKIAIYYGAADTVVALAFGHISEIVKFTKENSL
- a CDS encoding GH92 family glycosyl hydrolase, which gives rise to MKSTSHILKRGHVLILVLILGTCYTSCKNEPKQETRESLVDYVNPFIGTGGHGHTFPGATAPFGMVQPSPGNGITGWDWCSGYHISDSIISGFGQLHLSGTGIGDLTDVLLMPTNKSVDVTLFGTSRDSLPYTSSFPHSSELASPGYYEVYLEEPKVDVALTANDYVAFHKYTFREENNPSFILDLGFAVNWDKPTEGHIAVENENRLVGYRFSTGWAKNQKVFFVIETSKPITTHQLVTDGKAVEGMSSVKGKKTGGQFFFTKDSLKTVDVKVALSSVSIDNAKENLRQQGAEQNFEEIKNRTSKQWESLLAKIQVETPIDSLKTIFYTALYHTQIAPVLFSDVNNEFRLQNDSIVKTSGKTYSTLSLWDTFRAENPLLNLLHPEKVSDIIQSMLAYYDEQGRLPVWTLYGNETDTMTGNHGVSVICEAFLKGIRGFNIEKAYAAVRETMMGDIRGLGPYKKYGYIPFTELDESVTITLEFAYNDWCVAQMARVLGKNDDHDYFLKRSKAYQYLFDAKTGFMRGKSVDGKSWNEPFDPKYSNHREHTDYTEGNAWQHSWFVLHDVADFIGLHGGNDAFTKKLEQLFTETSEISGDNISADISGLIGQYAHGNEPSHHIAYMFNRAQHPWKTQYWVREILDTQYSTKPDGLSGNEDCGQMSAWYVFSSLGFYPMNPASGQYELGSPIFEKATITLSGDKKFEVIAKNTSATNKYIQSVKLNGKLLERTYIDHSEILAGGTLEFEMGPEPNKMWGIN
- a CDS encoding sodium:solute symporter family protein, translating into MDVIDISIIVIYVLLTLFVGIWVSKKASKGLKSYFLGGNNIKWYYLGLSNGSGMFDISGTAWMVGILFLYGAKSFMFMWLWPVWNQVFIMIFLAVWIRRSNIMTGSEWILTRFGDGKAGRASHSIVAIFAVVSAVGFIAYFFEGIGKFMTVILPWNIPLEIGETLILTSDQSYALIIIFLTTLYTIKGGMFSVVATEVLQYVIMVIAGILVAGYTFFTFSDMEITSVISEEWKNIFFSNELGPHWSSKFQAFNNLIDSEGYKMFGALIGMTLFKGFFASIAGPVPSYDFQRILSTRSVKEAAYMSGFTNLILFIPRYLLITGFVVIALVVLGPQMAADPNLSGGDLEIILPKVINNHIPVGIKGLMLAGLLAAFMSTFSAFVNSGPAYIVNDIYKKYFKPEAPSKHYIKASYVASFGVVILGVFMGFFADSINSLTLWITSALYGGYVAANFLKWVWWRFNGWGYFWGMLAGLLIATLQFFLDQYKGSFEEGSLLYELSNVHAIYLFPLIFGFSLLGSFLGTYFSRPTEMNVLKSFYASVKPWGWWKPVLEQLKNEDSSFEKNTDFKMDMVNCTVGIVWQSSMILLPIYFLIRDYPKTWISLAVFLVTSAILKFTWLDKVRKIPN